A genomic window from Tolypothrix sp. PCC 7910 includes:
- a CDS encoding CHAT domain-containing protein, which produces MSLPISIVITNYNRELFLGEAIASVLRQTWRDFELLVWDDGSTDNSVAIAQKYAGQDSRVRVIAAPHQGVTAARRDAIAQTTGTYIGWVDSDDYLAPTALEKTVTILNRQPEIGFVYTDYLDVDDKSKVIRYGRRSLIPYSQERLLVDFMTFQFRLIRRSIYDLVDGFNGSPNYAEDYDLCLRLSEVTQVAHIQQPLYYYRHHAGNITKQAQLELLLCSQQVIAQALQRRGLADKYQIDVELATGRFFLRHKQVEARRQEAGGRRQEVRENNSPRVLKRLLKPQPLCLGILPLVATLTAATVQAQQIIPANDGTNTIVTPNGNRLDITGGQTSSNGVNLFHSFQQFGLTPEQIANFQANPNLQNILGRVTGGNASIINGLIQVTGGTANLYLMNPAGFVFGPNASLNVPGAFTATTANGIAFGNSWFNASGGNNYSVLVGNPTGFAFTMSQPGAILNAGNLAVADGQSLSLLGGTVVNTGSLTAPAGQILVTSVPGENWVRLSQPGNLLSLEVQPSAANSNQPNNWTIPIPSLPELLTVGNTGVTANPDGTVKLSASNTTIPTTPGTTIVSGKVDASGATGGKVNILGQQVGLVDANINASGNNGGGTVLIGGDYKGQGTVPTATNTYVDSKSVIAADSNLNGDGGRVIVWGNDTTQFLGKITAGGGANSGNGGFVEVSGKNFLTFNGQVDTSAANGTLGTLLLDPSTLTIIDAATGGTFDGTPSNIPFGSADNGANTISWGALSGAGANIDLQATGNITINPITGNTTGVTTAAGVATLNLGGAGSFRLTSQNGAVTFANTSNIINTTGGDIFISGASLSLGNLNTTGNFAPSGNVNLSATGNITAGNIIATGNAYGASGNIAVTSSGGAITLGNLDTSIGDLAGGQAGTVNLSAVGNINTGNINSSATEGFRLGTGGNIQATSSAGSITTGAINSSVTKTGPSGDYTATSGAVNLTAAANITTGAIDSSATALNVDGDAIATGGNVTLRTTNAFGSTITFTTINSQATTEPGGTVTGGDVQVLTNGLVRGTGTLATGDTIATDGFFTGEGGASFAPPIGGNITIQHDGGPDNVQFIVGNASVNGTAGALNAGGTSIINAGSLSAPVLPNGGAASGTPAGITINSVNSPPTLTANTTLPTTQTNQSVAVNFGSLGAVVTDANNDNTTIRVDAVNSGTLTVNGAAVVPGVTTVSSGSNLVYTPPTDTTGLLNAFTIRASDGVSTSTPVQIGINVTQTNKPDIPVCNFNCLPTKVDEPVNNNGGEDKKVGEELPEDKFTGEFEQRLGVSGNTLKSPDDAKEIAIQIEKATGVKPAFIYLSFVPVEIAPTSSNKQLNTSAEKDNEQLEIVVITGKGNPIRKRIPEATKTKVLKAANQFRQEIINPSNNLYLRPSQQLYNWIIAPINAELQTQGITNLVFLPDIGLRSTPIAALHDGKRFLVEQYSVGLMPSLSLTNTLYTDIKKSQVLALGVSQSTQGQIPLPAVPVEISTLVTKLWQGKLLLDKQATLANLKAVRRQEPFGIIHMATHADFEGGALNKSYIQLWEDKLRLDQIRQLRLNDPQVEMMVLSACRTAVGNEEAEIGFAGLAVLAGVKTSVASLWYVSDLGTAALMTKFYESLKTAPIRAEALRQAQVAMATGKVFLKNGQIQGLEPVASLPLPAESIDEPDKSLSHPYYWAAFTMVGNPW; this is translated from the coding sequence ATGTCACTGCCGATTTCCATTGTCATTACGAATTACAATCGGGAGCTTTTTCTAGGAGAGGCGATCGCCAGCGTTCTGAGGCAGACATGGCGAGATTTTGAGTTACTGGTGTGGGATGATGGCTCTACAGATAATTCGGTAGCGATCGCGCAAAAATATGCGGGGCAAGATAGCCGTGTGCGGGTAATAGCAGCACCGCATCAGGGAGTAACTGCGGCACGGCGAGATGCGATCGCTCAAACTACAGGAACCTACATCGGTTGGGTAGATAGTGACGACTATTTAGCGCCAACCGCCTTGGAAAAAACCGTTACTATCCTTAATCGTCAGCCAGAAATTGGCTTTGTATATACCGATTATCTAGATGTTGACGATAAGAGTAAAGTGATTAGATATGGTCGGCGCAGTCTGATTCCCTACTCTCAAGAAAGACTGTTAGTTGATTTCATGACTTTTCAATTCCGCCTGATTCGTCGTTCTATTTATGACTTAGTAGATGGGTTCAATGGTTCCCCGAATTACGCGGAAGACTACGATTTATGTTTGCGGCTTTCGGAGGTCACCCAAGTTGCACATATTCAGCAGCCACTCTACTATTACCGCCACCATGCAGGGAATATCACCAAACAAGCCCAGCTAGAACTGCTGTTATGTTCTCAACAGGTAATTGCCCAAGCATTGCAACGGCGAGGGCTAGCTGACAAATATCAAATCGATGTCGAACTCGCCACTGGGCGCTTTTTCTTACGTCACAAGCAAGTAGAGGCCAGGAGGCAGGAGGCAGGAGGCAGAAGGCAGGAGGTAAGAGAAAATAATTCCCCTCGAGTCCTTAAGCGCTTACTCAAACCTCAACCGCTTTGCTTAGGAATCCTCCCCTTAGTTGCAACCCTAACGGCTGCAACTGTTCAAGCTCAACAAATTATACCTGCAAATGATGGTACAAATACCATAGTAACCCCTAATGGTAACAGGCTGGATATCACTGGTGGTCAGACTTCGAGTAATGGTGTTAACCTGTTCCACAGCTTTCAACAGTTTGGTTTAACACCAGAACAAATTGCGAACTTCCAAGCCAATCCCAATCTGCAAAATATCTTAGGTAGGGTGACAGGTGGTAATGCTTCCATTATCAATGGCTTAATTCAGGTAACTGGGGGGACTGCTAACCTCTACCTGATGAATCCCGCCGGATTTGTTTTTGGGCCGAATGCTAGCTTAAATGTTCCTGGTGCGTTCACAGCCACCACAGCCAACGGAATTGCTTTTGGTAATAGTTGGTTTAATGCTAGTGGTGGGAATAACTACTCAGTTTTAGTTGGCAATCCCACAGGTTTTGCCTTTACCATGAGCCAGCCAGGAGCTATATTAAATGCTGGTAATTTGGCTGTGGCTGATGGACAAAGTTTGAGCCTGTTAGGTGGAACGGTCGTAAATACCGGAAGCCTTACAGCACCCGCAGGGCAAATTTTAGTTACATCTGTACCAGGGGAAAATTGGGTACGCCTTAGCCAGCCTGGTAATTTGTTAAGCCTAGAAGTTCAACCTTCAGCGGCTAATAGTAATCAACCAAATAACTGGACAATCCCAATTCCCTCTTTACCAGAATTACTCACTGTTGGGAACACAGGTGTAACGGCTAACCCTGATGGAACTGTAAAACTTTCCGCGTCTAACACAACTATTCCCACTACTCCTGGTACAACCATTGTCTCTGGGAAAGTTGATGCATCCGGTGCAACAGGCGGGAAGGTGAATATTTTGGGTCAACAAGTCGGTTTAGTTGATGCCAATATTAACGCCTCTGGGAATAATGGCGGCGGTACAGTCCTAATAGGTGGTGATTATAAAGGTCAAGGTACTGTACCAACTGCTACTAACACTTATGTTGATAGTAAATCGGTAATTGCTGCCGATAGTAACCTCAATGGTGATGGGGGACGAGTAATTGTTTGGGGTAACGACACAACCCAGTTCCTCGGGAAAATTACAGCCGGTGGCGGAGCAAATAGTGGTAATGGTGGTTTTGTGGAAGTATCAGGTAAAAATTTCCTTACCTTTAATGGTCAGGTAGATACTTCTGCTGCTAATGGTACATTGGGAACTTTGTTACTCGACCCCAGTACCTTGACCATTATTGATGCCGCAACAGGTGGTACTTTTGATGGTACACCGAGTAATATTCCTTTTGGATCTGCTGATAATGGTGCGAACACTATCTCTTGGGGTGCGTTAAGTGGTGCTGGTGCCAATATTGACTTACAAGCAACCGGAAATATTACTATTAACCCCATTACAGGTAATACAACTGGGGTAACTACTGCGGCTGGTGTAGCGACGCTAAATTTAGGTGGTGCAGGTAGTTTCCGGCTAACTTCGCAAAACGGTGCTGTTACCTTTGCCAATACCAGCAACATCATCAATACTACTGGAGGGGATATCTTCATCTCCGGCGCGAGTTTATCACTAGGGAATCTCAACACCACAGGTAACTTTGCTCCTAGCGGTAATGTGAATTTATCTGCAACAGGTAACATTACTGCAGGCAATATTATTGCCACTGGTAATGCCTATGGCGCATCAGGTAATATTGCTGTTACTAGTAGTGGTGGTGCTATCACCCTGGGAAATCTTGACACCAGTATCGGTGACTTGGCTGGAGGTCAGGCTGGAACTGTGAATTTGAGTGCTGTCGGTAATATCAATACAGGGAATATTAATTCTTCAGCTACTGAGGGTTTTCGCTTAGGTACAGGTGGGAACATTCAAGCAACTAGTAGTGCGGGTAGTATCACGACAGGCGCAATTAACTCATCTGTCACCAAAACCGGGCCGAGTGGAGATTATACGGCGACATCTGGTGCAGTTAACTTAACTGCTGCGGCTAATATTACGACTGGTGCAATTGATTCCTCAGCTACTGCATTAAATGTCGATGGTGATGCGATCGCAACAGGTGGAAACGTCACTCTCAGGACAACCAATGCTTTTGGTAGCACAATTACCTTTACCACAATCAACAGCCAAGCCACGACAGAACCAGGAGGTACTGTTACTGGTGGTGATGTCCAAGTCTTAACAAATGGACTGGTGCGAGGAACAGGGACACTAGCTACTGGAGATACAATCGCCACTGATGGTTTCTTTACTGGTGAGGGAGGTGCTAGCTTTGCACCACCTATTGGCGGTAACATCACAATTCAACATGATGGCGGCCCTGATAATGTGCAATTTATCGTAGGGAATGCTAGCGTTAACGGTACAGCAGGCGCACTCAACGCCGGGGGAACTTCTATTATTAATGCAGGTAGCTTGAGCGCACCTGTATTACCCAACGGCGGCGCAGCTAGTGGCACTCCCGCCGGGATTACAATTAATTCTGTCAACAGTCCCCCGACATTAACAGCCAACACCACATTACCTACTACCCAAACTAATCAATCGGTAGCAGTAAATTTTGGTAGTTTAGGCGCAGTAGTCACCGATGCTAACAACGACAACACCACCATTCGCGTGGATGCAGTCAATTCTGGTACTTTAACTGTCAATGGTGCGGCTGTTGTTCCTGGTGTGACTACAGTATCAAGCGGTTCTAACTTAGTTTACACGCCCCCAACAGATACTACTGGTTTGCTCAATGCCTTCACTATTCGTGCCAGTGATGGTGTTTCTACTTCCACACCTGTACAGATAGGTATCAACGTCACCCAGACAAATAAGCCAGATATTCCTGTGTGCAATTTTAATTGTCTACCAACAAAAGTTGACGAGCCTGTAAATAATAATGGTGGCGAAGATAAAAAAGTTGGAGAAGAACTTCCTGAAGATAAATTCACTGGGGAATTTGAGCAACGTTTAGGTGTCAGTGGTAATACACTCAAATCACCCGATGATGCCAAAGAAATAGCCATTCAAATTGAAAAAGCCACAGGTGTAAAACCAGCGTTTATTTACCTCAGTTTTGTACCTGTAGAAATTGCGCCTACTTCATCTAATAAACAGTTAAATACTTCAGCCGAAAAAGATAATGAACAACTGGAAATAGTAGTAATTACAGGCAAAGGTAATCCCATCCGCAAACGCATTCCTGAAGCCACAAAAACCAAAGTTCTCAAAGCAGCTAACCAATTCCGCCAAGAGATTATTAATCCAAGCAATAATCTTTATTTGCGCCCATCTCAGCAACTTTATAATTGGATAATTGCCCCAATTAATGCGGAATTACAAACACAAGGAATCACCAATTTAGTCTTTCTCCCAGACATTGGCTTACGTTCTACACCAATCGCCGCACTTCACGATGGTAAAAGATTTTTGGTAGAACAATATAGTGTAGGCTTAATGCCTAGTCTCAGTTTAACTAATACCCTGTATACAGATATTAAAAAATCCCAAGTTTTAGCTTTGGGTGTTTCCCAAAGTACCCAAGGACAAATACCTTTGCCAGCAGTTCCAGTGGAAATATCAACATTAGTGACGAAACTATGGCAAGGTAAATTATTGTTAGATAAACAAGCAACTTTAGCTAATCTCAAAGCAGTTCGTCGTCAAGAACCATTTGGCATTATTCACATGGCTACCCATGCAGATTTTGAGGGAGGAGCCTTGAATAAATCCTATATTCAATTATGGGAAGATAAATTACGTTTAGACCAAATCCGGCAATTACGCTTAAACGACCCCCAAGTTGAGATGATGGTATTAAGTGCTTGTCGCACTGCGGTAGGAAACGAAGAAGCAGAGATTGGGTTTGCCGGGTTAGCTGTACTAGCAGGTGTTAAAACTAGTGTTGCGAGTCTATGGTATGTCAGCGATTTAGGTACAGCCGCCTTAATGACGAAGTTCTACGAAAGTTTGAAAACCGCACCTATTCGCGCAGAAGCCTTAAGACAAGCGCAAGTAGCTATGGCTACAGGCAAAGTTTTCCTCAAAAATGGTCAAATTCAAGGTTTAGAACCTGTGGCGAGTTTGCCTTTACCTGCTGAGAGTATCGATGAACCGGATAAATCCC
- a CDS encoding ShlB/FhaC/HecB family hemolysin secretion/activation protein, which produces MKKGIKNSLNSEVLIPQSTKIYQKIDALGSPSKKSIKCRYQRQFLATVHQAFNYIFNRKFFISFLYQSFGFKSSLFILHLIGILTITGLKATANQNSTELKVLSAESQNSAESQTSAESKVLSSELQSSAELKVLSPESKPNYQLPITNYQLPITQSPTPSPQPPETTPPEFTPTTPEKFFVRKINVVDSTVFTEQQLNQVVQPFEGRELTVEELRKAADAVTQLYLNNNYINSRAIPVTQQPGNTDGVAVIRIIEGRVSEIEVQGTKHLNPTYVRDRIRLGAGIPLNTIKLEEQLKLLRLDPLFNNVEASLRPTGKVGESILIVRVDEANPFVSSLSIDNYSPPSIGSERLGIQLLHRNLTGIGDELAGAYYHTLTGGSDRFDFSYQIPLNAMDGKLRLRVAPNRNEITQPPFDQFGIKGDQDVYEISYRQPLMRSPREEFALSFGFTYEDGQTFLFDQLPTPFGIGPDANGVSRTSVFKFSQDYIRRDPQGAWLLQSQFSLGTGLFDATINSDPIPDSRFFSWLGQIQRVQQLNNDHLLIVQADLQLTPDSLLPSQQFVIGGGQSVRGYRQNVRSGDNGFRFAIEDRITVQRNKAGLSTLQVIPFVDLGAVWNQSDNPNKLSNQTFLASAGLGLLWNQALGIDKLTMRLDYGIPFVDLSDRGNNAQDDGFYFSIRYQP; this is translated from the coding sequence ATGAAAAAAGGTATAAAAAATAGTCTTAATTCTGAAGTTTTAATTCCGCAAAGTACGAAAATATATCAAAAAATTGATGCTTTGGGAAGTCCAAGTAAGAAATCAATAAAATGTCGATATCAACGCCAGTTTTTAGCTACCGTCCATCAAGCTTTTAACTATATTTTTAATCGGAAATTTTTTATATCTTTCTTGTATCAAAGTTTCGGTTTCAAAAGCAGTTTGTTCATTCTGCATTTAATTGGAATACTTACCATTACTGGCTTAAAAGCCACAGCAAACCAAAACAGTACTGAGTTAAAAGTACTGAGTGCTGAGTCTCAAAATAGTGCTGAGTCGCAAACCAGTGCTGAGTCAAAAGTGCTGAGTTCTGAGTTGCAAAGCAGCGCTGAGTTGAAAGTCCTGAGTCCTGAGTCAAAACCCAATTACCAATTACCAATTACCAATTACCAATTACCAATTACCCAATCCCCAACCCCCAGCCCCCAACCACCAGAAACTACCCCGCCTGAATTTACCCCTACAACCCCTGAGAAATTTTTCGTCCGCAAAATTAATGTTGTAGATAGCACCGTATTTACGGAACAACAACTAAATCAGGTTGTTCAGCCGTTTGAAGGGCGGGAATTAACAGTAGAAGAATTGAGGAAAGCTGCTGATGCTGTAACTCAGCTTTACCTGAACAATAACTATATAAATTCGCGGGCGATTCCCGTGACGCAACAGCCTGGAAATACAGATGGTGTAGCGGTAATTCGCATTATTGAAGGGCGAGTGTCAGAAATTGAGGTACAAGGAACCAAGCACTTAAATCCTACCTATGTGCGCGATCGCATTCGCTTAGGCGCAGGGATTCCCTTAAATACAATTAAGCTGGAAGAACAACTCAAGTTACTGCGACTCGATCCGCTATTTAATAATGTAGAAGCCAGCCTGCGCCCTACGGGAAAAGTGGGTGAAAGTATTCTTATAGTCAGGGTTGATGAAGCAAATCCTTTTGTCAGCAGCTTGAGTATAGATAACTATTCACCGCCTAGCATTGGTTCGGAAAGGTTAGGAATCCAACTACTTCACCGCAACTTAACGGGGATAGGAGATGAACTAGCAGGTGCTTACTATCACACCCTTACAGGCGGTTCTGATCGCTTTGATTTTAGCTATCAAATTCCCCTGAATGCGATGGATGGGAAGTTACGCCTACGAGTTGCACCCAATCGCAACGAAATCACCCAGCCACCTTTTGACCAGTTTGGTATCAAAGGTGATCAAGATGTCTATGAAATTAGCTATCGTCAGCCGTTAATGCGATCGCCTAGAGAAGAATTTGCCTTGTCTTTCGGCTTTACTTATGAAGATGGGCAAACTTTTCTCTTCGATCAACTTCCCACCCCCTTTGGTATCGGCCCTGATGCGAATGGCGTTAGTCGTACTAGTGTATTTAAGTTTAGCCAAGATTACATCCGACGCGACCCCCAAGGCGCTTGGCTGTTACAATCGCAATTTAGTTTAGGCACTGGTTTATTTGATGCCACAATTAATAGTGACCCCATTCCTGATAGTCGCTTTTTCAGTTGGCTAGGTCAAATTCAGCGCGTACAGCAGCTAAATAATGATCACCTGTTAATCGTCCAAGCAGACTTGCAACTGACACCAGACAGCTTATTACCTTCCCAGCAATTCGTCATTGGCGGCGGACAATCTGTGCGCGGCTATCGGCAAAATGTCCGTTCTGGCGATAATGGATTCCGTTTTGCAATTGAAGACAGAATCACAGTGCAACGCAATAAAGCTGGATTATCAACTCTACAGGTAATACCATTCGTTGATTTAGGCGCTGTTTGGAATCAAT